One Hippoglossus hippoglossus isolate fHipHip1 chromosome 5, fHipHip1.pri, whole genome shotgun sequence genomic window carries:
- the pigu gene encoding phosphatidylinositol glycan anchor biosynthesis class U protein encodes MAAPLTLLLLVAVTLRAALFRAGLTELISGRVEVVSPLTAWKRVVEGLALLDLGVSPYSGDVFHETPLIIYLFHFLVDYAEITFMLADVITAVALYLAVKDYNKQVFRKQKSALDADRYPLDCLELIRSPKEMYYIPLKVAMFYLLNPFTILSCVAMSTCGLNNAVIALFILSTIKGNVLLSAIFLSLATYQSIYPLTLCAPALLYLMQRQYIPVNFRRAGFWWFIAQYAFMYLGSLFVIVGLSFFLLGSWDYLPSVYGFILSVPDLTPNIGLFWYFFAEMFEHFRLFFLCVFQINIFFYTIPLSIKLKEHPVFLIFMQLAVISIFKSYPTVGDIALYMAFLPVWSHLHRFLRNIFLVSCVLLACSALFPVLWHLWIYAGSANSNFYYAITLLFNVAQILLVSDYFYAFLRREHHLTYGLYLKRKDGSEATLVLK; translated from the exons TGGTTGAAGGTTTGGCTCTGCTGGATTTGGGCGTCTCACCGTACTCTGGAGATGTTTTCCATGAG ACTCCTCTCATCATTTACCTCTTCCACTTCCTGGTGGACTATGCTGAGATAACATTTATG TTAGCAGATGTGATCACTGCTGTGGCACTTTACTTGGCAGTGAAGGACTACAACAAACAAGTG ttcagaaaacagaaatctgCTTTGGACGCCGACCGCTACCCCCTCGACTGTCTGGAGCTCATCAGGAGCCCCAAGGAAATGTACTACATCCCCCTGAAAGTAGCCATGTT TTATCTGTTGAACCCATTCACCATCCTCTCCTGCGTCGCCATGTCAACCTGCGGCCTGAACAACGCCGTCATCgccctcttcatcctctctaCGATAAAGG GAAATGTTTTGCTTAGTGCCATATTTCTGTCCCTGGCTACGTATCAGTCCATCTATCCTCTGACTCTGTGCGCTCCGGCTCTGCTGTATTTGATGCAG CGACAGTACATCCCTGTGAACTTTCGACGGGCCGGCTTCTGGTGGTTTATCGCACAGTACGCCTTCATGTACCTGGGCAGCCTGTTCGTCATCGTCGGcctctccttcttcctgctCGGCTCCTGGGATTACCTGCCCTCCGTCTACGGCTTCAT TCTCTCAGTTCCAGACCTGACCCCCAACATCGGCCTCTTCTGGTATTTCTTCGCCGAGATGTTTGAACACTTccgcctcttcttcctctgcgtCTTTCAGATCAACATTTTCTTCTACACCATCCCGCTGTCCATCAAACTCAA ggaGCATCCAGTGTTTCTGATATTCATGCAGTTGGCTGTGATCTCCATCTTTAAGTCTTACCCCACAGTGGGAGACATCGCTCTCTACATGGCCTTCCTCCCCGTCTGGAGTCACCTGCACAGAT TCTTGAGGAACATCTTCCTGGTGTCCTGCGTCCTGTTGGCCTGTTCCGCGTTGTTCCCGGTTCTCTGGCACCTCTGGATCTACGCCGGCAGCGCCAACTCCAACTTCTACTACGCCATAACGCTCCTGTTCAATGTGGCCCAG ATTCTGCTGGTGTCTGATTATTTCTATGCCTTCCTGAGGAGAGAGCACCACCTCACCTACGGGCTGTACCTGAAGAGGAAAGATGGCTCTGAGGCGACGCTGGTGCTCAAATAa
- the mcm2 gene encoding DNA replication licensing factor MCM2 — protein sequence MADSSESYHMATSPSRASRRGDLTSSPGRDLPPFEDESEGLLGDGTLPGEEEVEEEDGDGEELIGDGMERDYRAIPALDQYEAEGLDLDDEDLSELSPGARAAAEEAMSRRDREQGVSGRLRRGLLYDSEDEDDERPAARRRRMAERAAEGVDGEDEEMIESIENLEDMKGHTVREWVSMAAPRLEIYNRFKNFLRTHVDENGHNVFKEKISDMCKENKESLVVNYEDLAAREHVLAYFLPEAPTEMLKVFDEAAKEVVLAMYPKYGRIAHEIHVRICNLPLVEDIRSLRQLHLNQLIRTSGVVSSCTGVLPQLGMVKYNCNKCNFVLGPFFQSQNQEVKPGSCPECQSQGPFEINMEETVYQNYQRITIQESPGKVAAGRLPRSKDAILLADLVDNCKPGDEIELTGIYHNNYDGSLNMANGFPVFATVILANHITCRDDGVAVAELTDEDVKAIVTLSKDERIGERIFASMAPSIYGHEDIKRALALALFGGEPKNPGGKHKVRGDINILLCGDPGTAKSQFLKYVEKVSSRAVFTTGQGASAVGLTAYVQRHPVSREWTLEAGALVLADRGVCLIDEFDKMNDADRTSIHEAMEQQSISISKAGIVTSLQARCTIIAASNPIGGRYDPSLTFADNVDLTEPIVSRFDVLCVVRDTIDPVQDELLARFVVGSHIKHHPSHKERGVALEEVVLPNTSDVPPIPQQLLKKYIIYSKERIHPKLNQMDQDKVARIYSELRKESMATGSIPITVRHIESMIRMAEAHAKIHLRDYVLEDDVNMAIRVMLESFIDTQKFSVMRSMRKTFARYLAFRRDNNELLLFILKQLVAEQVSYQRNRYGAQNDTIEIPEKELQDKARQINIHNLSAFYDSDHFRSNKFSHDGKKKLILQQF from the exons ATGGCG GATTCCTCCGAGTCGTACCACATGGCCACCAGCCCCAGCCGAGCCTCCAGGAGAGGAGACCTGACGTCCAGCCCGGGACGAGACCTGCCTCCTTTCGAGGATGAGTCGGAGGGGCTGCTGGGAGACGGAACCCTGCccggagaagaggaggtggaagaggaggacggagaTGGGGAGGAGCTGATTGGGGACGGGATGGAGAG GGATTACCGTGCCATCCCGGCGCTGGATCAGTACGAGGCAGAGGGTCTGGACCTGGACGATGAGGATCTGTCGGAGCTGTCGCCTGGAGCCCGGGCCGCCGCCGAAGAGGCGATGAGTAGGAGGGACAGGGAGCAGGGCGTCAGCGGGCGCCTGAGGAGAGGACTGCTCTACG aCAGCGAAGATGAAGACGACGAGCGACCGGCGGCTCGGCGAAGGCGAATGGCCGAGCGTGCAGCGGAGGGCGTTGacggagaggatgaggagatgaTCGAGAGCATCGAGAACCTGGAGGACATGAAGGGCCACACGGTGAGGGAGTGGGTCTCCATGGCGGCTCCCAGACTGGAAATCTACAACCGCTTCAAGAACTTCCTGCGAACCCACGTGGACGAGAACGGCCACAACGTCTTCAAGGAGAAGATCAGCGACATGTGCAAAG AGAACAAGGAAAGTCTGGTGGTTAACTATGAAGATCTCGCTGCCAGAGAACACGTGTTGGCCTATTTTCTACCAGAGGCTCCGACTGAGATGTTGAAG GTTTTTGATGAAGCAGCCAAAGAAGTGGTTCTGGCCATGTACCCGAAATACGGCCGCATCGCCCACGAGATCCACGTCCGCATCTGCAACCTGCCGCTGGTCGAGGACATCCGCTCACTCAG gcagCTGCACCTGAACCAGCTGATCCGGACCAGCGGTGTGGTGAGCAGCTGCACCGGGGTCCTCCCTCAGCTCGGCATGGTCAAGTACAACTGTAACAAGTGTAACTTCGTGCTGGGGCCCTTCTTCCAGTCCCAGAACCAGGAGGTGAAGCCGGGCTCCTGTCCCGAGTGTCAGTCCCAGGGGCCCTTCGAgatcaacatggaggag acagtTTACCAGAACTACCAGAGAATCACCATCCAGGAAAGTCCCGGTAAAGTGGCCGCCGGGCGCCTCCCTCGCTCCAAAGACGCCATTCTGCTGGCCGACCTTGTCGACAACTGCAAACCTGGAGACGAGATT GAGCTGACAGGAatctaccacaacaactacGATGGCTCCCTGAACATGGCCAACGGCTTCCCGGTGTTCGCCACGGTCATCCTGGCCAACCACATCACCTGCCGCGACGATGGGGTCGCCGTGGCCGAGCTGACGGACGAAGACGTCAAGGCCATAGTGACGCTGTCCAAGGACGAGCGCAtcggagagagg ATCTTTGCCAGCATGGCTCCGTCCATCTACGGTCACGAGGACATCAAGAGAGCTCTGGCTCTGGCGCTGTTCGGAGGAGAGCCCAAAAACCCAG gtGGGAAACACAAGGTGCGTGGAGACATCAATATTCTTCTGTGTGGAGACCCGGGAACAGCCAAGTCCCAGTTCCTCAA ataCGTGGAGAAGGTGTCGAGTCGCGCCGTCTTCACCACCGGTCAGGGAGCGTCTGCCGTCGGGCTGACCGCCTACGTCCAGAGACACCCGGTGAGCCGGGAGTGGACGCTGGAGGCCGGAGCGCTGGTGCTGGCCGACCGCGGCGTCTGTCTGATTGACGAGTTCGATAAG atgaACGACGCAGACCGGACGAGTATCCACGAGGCCATGGAGCAGCAGAGCATCTCCATCTCTAAAGCCGGCATCGTCACCTCGCTGCAGGCCAGGTGCACCATCATCGCCGCCTCCAACCCGATCG GCGGCAGGTACGACCCCTCCCTGACCTTCGCTGACAACGTGGACCTGACGGAGCCAATCGTGTCGCGTTTCGACGTGTTGTGTGTCGTCCGAGACACTATCGACCCCGTGCAG GACGAATTGCTGGCTCGCTTCGTGGTCGGCTCCCACATCAAACATCACCCCAGCCACAAGGAAAGGGGTGTGGCCTTAGAGGAGGTGGTTCTGCCCAACACGTCCGACGTGCCGCCGATTCCCCAGCAGCTGCTGAAGAAGTACATCATCTACTCCAAAGAGCGG ATTCATCCCAAACTGAACCAGATGGATCAGGACAAGGTGGCTCGTATCTACAGTGAACTCCGCAAAGAGTCGATG GCGACAGGCAGCATCCCCATCACCGTCCGTCACATCGAGTCCATGATCCGAATGGCCGAGGCCCACGCCAAGATCCACCTGAGGGACTACGTGCTGGAGGACGATGTCAACATGGCGATCAGGGTGATGCTGGAGAGCTTCATCGACACGCAGAAGTTCAGCGTCATGAGGAGCATGAGGAAG ACGTTCGCTCGTTATCTCGCCTTCCGCAGAGACAACAACgagctgctgctcttcatcctcaagCAGCTGGTGGCCGAGCAGGTCTCCTACCAACGCAACCGCTACGGCGCCCAGAACGACACCATCGAGATTCCagagaaggagctgcaggatAAG gcgAGACAGATCAACATCCACAACCTGTCTGCGTTCTACGACAGCGACCATTTCCGCTCCAACAAGTTCAGCCACGATGGCAAAAAGAAACTGATCCTGCAGCAGTTTTAA